The sequence TCAGCTAACGCTGTCCGGCATGTGCGAGATGTTGTACACCATGGCCCAGATGGAGGGCACGGTGGACAGCCCCCTCATGCGGTACTGGGACTACTCCCGATCGCGGGAGGGTGAGCTGCGGGTGTACACCCGCCAGGAAGTTAACACCCGCATCAAGGCCGTGTGTGTGCGCCTGCAGCAGGTTGCCGAGCAGGGGGAGCGGGTGGCGATCCTCGCAAACAACTCCCCAGAGTACGTCTTCGCCTTCCTCGGCGCGATCTACGCCAAGATGGTGCCGGTGCCGCTGTACGACCCGGCGGAGCCGGGCCACGCGGACCACCTGACGGCGGTGCTGGGCTCTGCCCGACCCTCCATTGTGCTCACCAATCAGCGGTCCGCCCGGGCCGTGCGCAGCTTCTTCGCCGATCGCCCTGCCGGGCAGCGTCCCCGGGTAATCCTCGTCGACGCGCTGCCGGATTCGCTCGCGGAGGAGTGGGTGAACCCGATGATGGCGATGCTCGCCGATCCAGAGAGCGCCCCGAAGGCCTCTGACATCGCGTTTTTGCAGTACACCTCCGGTTCCACGCGCACCCCGGCGGGCGTGATCCTGACTCACCGCAGCATAGTCACCAACGTGCTGCAGATCTTCAGCTGCATCAAGCTTGTTCCTCCGCTGCGCCTATCTACTTGGCTGCCTCTGCACCACGACATGGGCATTATCATCGCGGCGTTTGTCACCATCTTGGGTATTCCCTTCGACCTCATGAGCCCGAGAGATTTCATTCAGGACCCGACGCGGTGGGTGCGCCAGCTACGTCGCCTTTACGACGAAGAGCACGTTTACGCCGTTGTGCCAAACTTCGCCCTGGAACTTGCGAGCCGGTACTCGAACCCCGCGGAGGTGGCGGAGCTGAAGGACCTAGACCTTTCCGGCGTAGAAGGCCTCATCAATGGCTCGGAGCCAGTAACCCGTGCCAGCGTGAACCGCTTTCTGGAGGTGTTTGAGCCCTACGGTTTTCGGCGCGATGCCATGCGCCCGTCCTATGGTTTGGCGGAGGCCTCTCTGATTGTTACGACGCCGCAGACCGACTCGCGGCCAGTACTGGCGTGGTTGGATCGCGAGGAGCTGGCCCAGGGAACGGCCCGCAAGGTTGAGCCGGAGGCGGAGGGCGGACTGCCCCTCATCTCGGTGGGCCAGGTGTGCGCCCCGCAGGTGATGGCCATCGTGGACCCAACCACAGGGGAGGAACTGCCGGATGGAACCGTCGGCGAAGTCTGGGCCCGCGGCGACAACATGGCCGCCGGGTATCTGGACCGTGAGGAAGAGACCCAGGCCACCTTCCACAACACCCTGCCCATGGACAAGCGCCTCAAGGAGGGCTCCCGCGCCGGGGATGCCCCGGAGGATACGTGGCTGCGTACCGGGGACCTGGCCGTGGTGGTGGACGGGGAGACCTACATCACGGGTCGGTTGAAGGACCTCATCATCGTGGCCGGGCGCAACCATTACCCGCAGGACCTCGAGGCCACTGCGGAGGCCGCCACCGACCAGGTTGCCCGCGGCGTGATCGCAGCCTTCGCCGTGCCGGGCAAGAACGTTGAGGATCTGATCGTCGTCGCCGAACGGGACGAGACCGCCGACCCAGCACGGGACGAGGAAGCCAAGACCGCCATCCGCGCTGCCATCTCCAAGACCCACGGCGTGCAGCCAGCAGATGTGCGTATTGTGTCCACTGGCGGCATCCCTAGGTCCAGTGCCCACAAGATCGCCCGTCGGGTGACCGCGAAGGCCTACACCCAGGGCAAGTTCGACTAGCCACCAATCGTCACGGGTCCACCGGGGAAGGTGGGAACTTCCGCGAGCCCAGCCCGCGGGAGTCGAGGGCGCCGGGCGCAGAGGTACTAGCATGAACCGGTGGCCGTCAGACCGACGGAAACCCCCTGGGCCACATCCCTCCCCCTAACCCCCATCGCGAGAGGACACATCGAAGACCCATGGCTGACAAGCAGGCACCGCCCACGACCGTCTCGCAGATGCGCGAGTGGTTGCGAACCTGGGTGGCGAATACCACCGGGATCCCCGTCGAAGACGTGGGGGAACACCGCCTGCTTGAGGAATTCGGCCTCTCTTCCCGGGATGTGGTGGTGCTATCCGGCGATTTGGAGCGGCTCACCGGTAAGCGCCTAGACGCCACCGTGGCCTACGAATACAACACAGTCGCGGCCCTGGCGGACTATCTCATCACAGGGGGACAAGGTGTGGGGCGCTCGGCCTTGGCGTCCAACCCCATGGGACAGAACTTAGGGGCCCACACACCGCGCGGGGGGTCGGTGGACCCGGATGACCGGGACATCGCCATCGTCGGCATGGCTGCGCGCTACCCCGGGGCCGAAGACCTCCAGCAGATGTGGGACATGTTGCTGGGATCCCGCGCAGGAATCGGTGATCTGCCTGAGGGGCGCTGGTCGGAATACGAGGGCGACGAGGCAATGCGCCGCCGCATGGCCCAGGCCAGGCTGACCGGGGGATACCTGCCGGACCTGGCGGGATTCGACGCTGAATTCTTCGGCCTCTCCCCAGTGGAGGCCACCAACATGGACCCCCAGCAGCGGATTTTGCTGCAGTTGACGTGGGAGGCACTGGAGCACGCCCACATCCCCGCCAACACGCTGCGCGGCCGGAACGTCGGCGTGTTCGTGGGAACCACCAACAATGATTACGCCATGCTCATCGCGGGGGATTCCGAGCAAGCCCACCCCTACGCGCTGACGGGCAACTCCACGGCGGTTGTAGCCAACCGGCTGTCCTACGTCTTCGACTTCCGCGGGCCCAGTGTGGCGATGGACACTGCCTGTTCCTCCTCGCTGGTGGCCATCCACCACGCCGTGCGGTCCCTGCGCGATGGGGACTCCGCCGTGGCCGTGGCTGCCGGGGTGAACCTGCTGGCCAGCCCCTTTGCAACCGTGGCTTTCTCCGAGCTGGGGGTGCTCAGCCCCACGGGCGCGATCCGAGCGTTCTCGGAGGACGCGGACGGCATCGTGCGCTCGGACGGGGCGGGGGTGGTGATCCTCAAGCGGCTGGGCGATGCCAAGCGCGATGGGGACGACATCTACGCGGTGATCAAGGGCTCCGCGGTGAACTCCGACGGCCGCTCCAACGGCCTGACCGCGCCGAATCCGGACGCGCAGGTGGATGTGCTGCGGGCGGCCTACGCGGACGCCGGCGTGGACCCGGGGACCGTGGACTACGTCGAGGCACACGGCACCGGGACGATCCTGGGGGACCCCATTGAGGCCACCGCTTTGGGTGCGGTGCTCGGGCAGGGTCGGACGGAGCGGGAACCCACCCTGCTGGGCAGCGTGAAGACGAACTTCGGTCATACGGAGGCGGCTGCGGGTGTTGCGGGCGTGATGAAAGTGGCCCTGGCTATGCGGGAGGGCCTGGTGCCGCCCTCCCTGAACTACAGCGGACCCAACCCCTACATCGACTTTGCGGGCCAGCACCTGGAGGTCGTGGAGGATGCCCGGGAATGGCCGGAATATTCGGGTCACCCCGTGGCGGGCGTGTCCGGGTTTGGTTTCGGGGGGACGAACGCGCACGTCGTGATCGTCGCGCCGGATGCTGCTGCACCGAAGACCTCGGCGGATACTGCCGCGCGGGATAGCGAGCGGGAGGATGCCGCGCGGCAGGATCGCCGCCCGGCCTTCTCCCCGGACTCGGGTGCCTCTGCCCTCCTACCCGTCTCCGGCATGCTGCCCTCCCGGCGCCGCGAGGCCGCCGAGAGCGTTCGCGACTGGTTGGCCCAGCACAGCTCTGCGGACTTGGGTGCCGTCGCCCGCACCCTCGCGGGCCGCAATCACGGGCGATCCCGGGGAGTTGTCCTGGCCACCGATCACGACGGTGCGGTAGAGGGCCTCACCCGCCTGGCGGAGGGCCGTACTGGTGAGAGCCGCTCCGGTGATGGCAGCACCGGTGAGGGCCACACCAGTGAGGGCCACCCGGCAACGTTCCCCGCCCTTGCCCTGGCTCAGGACGCCCCCGCCACGATGGGCGCGGTGTGGGTGTTCTCCGGCTTCGGCTCCCAGCACCCGGCGATGGCCACCGAGCTGCTGGCTGCCTCCCCGGCCTTCGCCGATTCGATCGCGGCCATGGACGCGATCGTCACCCGCGAATCCGGCTGGTCCATCCTGGAGAAGATCCGCGCGGGCGACCAGCGCTACGACACCGAATCGGCGCAGGTGGGGATCACCTGCATCCAGATGGCTCTGGTGGATCTGCTGCGCCACATGGGCGTGACCCCGGCCGCCGTTGTGGGCCAGTCCATGGGGGAGATCGCCGCCGCCTACGCCGCGGGCGGGTTGAGCCGCGAGGACGCGCTGCTCGTCGCCTGCCACCGCTCCCGGCTGATGGGGGAGCTGGAGGCCCAGACCCCGGAGGACAAACAGGGGGCCATGGCCGTTGTGGAGCTCAGCGCCGAACAGGTGGAGGAGCTCACCTCCCAGCACGGGGAACTGGCCGGCGTGGAGCCCGCGGTGTTCGCCTCCCCCGGCATGACCACGGTGGGCGGCCCGCGCCCGGCTGTGTCCGCGCTGGTGGAGCGGGTCAGCGAGTCCGGGTCCTTCGCCCGCATGCTCCCGGTCAAGGGGGCCGGGCACACCTCCATGCTGGATCCCATCCTGGGGGAGCTGTCCTTCGAAATCGAGGGCATCGAAGCCCTTCCCCTGCAGGTCCCGCTGTATTCCACGGTAGATCCCGGCCGCGTGTACCAGCCGGGGGAGGTCGCCCACGAGGCCGATTACTTCATTCGCTGCACCCGCCAGCCGGTCCACCTGGAGCAGGCCGTGGGTCAGCAGTTCAAGGAGGGCTACACCACGTTGGTCGAGTTCTCCCCGCACCCGGTGGCCCTCATGCCGGTGCTGCAGGTGGGTGCTGCTCACGGGGTGGTGGAGCCGACGGCGCTGCACCTGCTCAAGCGGGATGAGCCGGACGCCCAGACCGTGTTGCGCGCAGTGGGGCAGCTGTACGTCTGCGGTGCGGACGTGGACTTCACGGCCATCGCCGGGGCAGGGGAGTATGCTCCCGTGCCCGGGGTGCGGTGGCGCAATCAGCACTTCTGGACCCAAGCCCGCCCCGCGGCGCACCGCGATCGGGGGATGATCGGCAACCGGGTGGACCTGCCCGACGGGCGGGTGGCTTTCTCCGTTGCAGCGCAGAAGGTGCCCTCCCTGCTGACTCTGGCCAGCTCTGTCGCCGACGTCCTGGCGGGCGCCGATACCGCCAATGCCGCCGAGACCGCCGGCTCCCCTGTGGTCCGGGAGGCTTCCGGCCTGCCCCCGGCCGGGCAGCTCAGCGTGCTGGCTACCCCCACGGTGGGGGGCTGGGCAATCTCCGTGCATGGTGCTGCCGAGGAGGGCGCGTTCACCCTGGCGGGGGAGGCCTTCATCCCCACCTCCGGGGCATCTGCCCAGTCCGGTGCCGTGGAGTCCGGCGCCGTCGGGGGCGCTGTTTCTTCTTCGATTGGGGACGCCACCTCCCCCAGCGCCTCCACCACCTCCGCTACCAGTCCCACCTCCAGCGGGCCGGAGAGTAGCGAACCCACCTCTTTTGCGGCGAGCGCGGCCGCGGCGGAACCCGGCCGGTGGAGCCCGGAGTCCGGGGAGAGCGTAGGGGATCGCCTGCGGTCCATCATCAGCGAGTCCATGGGATACGACGCCGACGATCTGCCCGGCGAGCTTCCCCTTATCGACCTTGGCCTGGATTCCCTTATGGGAATGCGGATCAAAAACCGCGTGGAGCATGCCTTCAACATCCCCCAATTGCAAGTCCAGGCCCTGCGAGACGGGTCGGTGGACGACGTCATTCGGATGGTGGAGCAGGCCGTCGCGGAGCAGGGTGTTTCGGCGCAGACCGCCGCGGAGCAACCCGCCCCGGCACCGGCCATCACAGATGAGGGCGCAGGTGGACAGGAGCGCGAGGTCCCGGAGGTGGCGTCCCCAAGGAATAACACCGCAGGCCAGCAGCCAGAGACCACCGCCACCGCCAGGGTGGCCCCCCGGGACGCCTCCGAGCGCCTGGCCTTCGGAACCTGGGCGAAGATCACCGGATCCGCGCTGCCGGGGGTGACCGCGCCGCTGCCGGAGATCGACGAACCCACCGCCGCGGCCCTGGCTGAACGCCTGGGGGAGCGCTCCGGGGCGGACATCACCGCCGCCGATGTGCAACGCGCGGGAACACTCGCGGACCTGGCCAGCCTCGTCCGGGACAGCCTGGAAACGGAGGTGGACGGCAACATCCGCGTCCTCCGGGAACGCCGCGACGGCGGGGAGCAACGCCCCAGCCCTGCGGTGTTCGTGTTCCACCCGGCGGGCGGATCCTCGGCAGTATTCCAGCCGCTAGCCCGGCGACTACCCGCCCACGTCCCCGTCTACGGGGTGGAGCGGCGCGAGGGTGCCTTCACCGAACGGGCCGCCAGCTATGTTCCGGACATCCAACGGCTCGCTGCAGGCAAGCCGGTGATCCTCGTGGGCTGGTCCTTCGGCGGTGCGCTGGCGATGGAGGTGGCCCACCAACTGCGCGCGCTGGACGGGGCGACGCCCGTCGAGATCCAGCGGATCGTGTTGTTGGACACCGTGCAGCCACGCCACCCGGCCCCAGACACGCCGGAGGAGATGCACGCCCGCTGGGATCGCTACGCCCAGTTCGCCAACCGCACTTACGGGTTGAACCTCGCCGTGCCCCACGACCTGCTGGACCAACAGGGCGAGCAGGTGATGATGGACATGTTCCAGCAGATGCTCAGCTCCCCGGAACTGGCCGGTGGGCTGGGGCTGCCCGCAGGAGTGCTAGAACACCAGCGAGCCAGCTTCGTGGACAACCGTATCCTGGAGGGCCTGGACTTCACTAGCTGGGAAGACGTCGCCGCGCCGGTGACCCTGTTCCGAGCCAGCAAGATGCACGACGGGGCCATCGAGCTGGAACCGGCCTACCGAGACGTCGCCGAGGACGGCGGGTGGTCCGCCATCGTGGAGGACCTGGAGATCATCCACCTGGATGGGGACCACCTGGCCATCGTGGACGAACCGGACATCGGGACCATCGGAGACGTGATCACCCGCCACATCCAGGCGGGCAGCTAGGGGAGGCCGCGAGGGTGAGTAATACAAGCGCAGATAAGGACAACACGTCCGTGACGGATGAAGGAGCAACTGCCACGTCGGCTGCGGCTGGGGGCGCAGCGCTGGGAGCGGCTGCCGGCTCTACGGCACAGAAGATCGCCGAGCTCAACCGGCGGCTGGAACAGGCCCAGGATCCCGGCTCGGAGAAGGCCAAGGCTAAGCGGGACGAAGCCGGGCTGAGCACCCCCCGGCAGCGCATTGACGCCCTGGTGGACGAGGGCAGCTTCATGGAGATCGGCGCCCTCGGGCAGGCCCCCGGGGACCCCACAGCCCCTTATGGCGACGGCGTGGTCACCGGCTACGGACGAATCAACGGCCGACCCGTCGCGGTGTATGCCCACGACAAATCCGTGTACGGCGGGAGCGTGGGGGAGACCTTTGGCAAAAAGGTGTGCGAGGTCATGGACATGGCCGCCCGCACCGGGTGCCCCATCATCGGCATTAACGATTCCGGCGGTGCCCGCATCCAGGACGCGGTGACATCCCTGGCGATGTACTCGGAGATTGCGAGTCGCCAGATCCCGCTGTCCGGGCAGAGCCCGCAGATCTCCATCCTGTTGGGGCCCTCCGCGGGCGGGGCCGTGTACGCACCGATCATCACGGACTTCGTCATCGCTGTGGAGGGGCGCACCCAGATGTTCGTCACCGGGCCGGCCGTGATCGAGTCCGTGACCGGGGAGAAGATTTCCATGGAGGAGCTCGGTGGGGCCCGGCAGCAGGCCCGCAACGGCAACGTCTCTCACGTCGCGGTCAGCGAGGAGGAGGCCTTCAACTACGTGAAGGACCTCGTGGACTTCCTGCCATCCTCCGCCTTCGACGATCCCCCGGAGTTCTGGGCCCCCGGCGACGAGATCACCGAGCAGGACCTCGAGCTGAACCACGTCATTCCAGATGATCCCAACGCGGGTTACGACATCATGGAGGTGCTCACCCGCATCTTCGATGATGACAACGTGTTGGAGATCCAGGACGATTACGGGCCGAACGTCACCACGGCCTTCGCCCGTATCGACGGCAAAACCGTGGGGGTGGTGGCCAACCAGCCCATGGTCTTGGCGGGGTGCCTGGACGCGGACGCTGCGGAGAAGGCCGCTCGGTTCATTCGCATCTGCGATGCCTACAACATCCCCATCGTCTTCGTCACCGACACCCCCGGTTACATGCCGGGCTCGGAGCAGGAACGCGCGGGCTTAATCCACCGCGGGGCCAAGCTAGCCTTCGCGCTGGCGGAGGCCAGTGTTCCTAAACTCACGGTGATCGTACGAAAAGCCTTCGGTGGGGGTTACGCCGTTATGGGCAGTAAGAACATGGGGGCGGATGTGAACTTCGCCTGGCCCACGGCACAGATCGCCGTCATGGGGGCGGAGGCCGCCGTGCTCATGATGAAGGGCAAGGAGCTGGCCGCGATGCCCCCGGAGAAGCGGTCGGCGGCGAAGAAGATGTTCCTGGACTTCTACAACGCCAACATGACCAGCCCCTATGTCGCCGCCGAGCGGGGCTACCTGGACGGGGTGATCGTGCCCGAGGAGACGCGGGTGCGCCTGCGCCAGGCCCTCCGGCAATTGCGTGGTAAGCGGGTGGTGGACTCGACGAAGAAGCACAACATCCTTCCCATGTAGGTAGTGGGGCCTAGGCCGGCGTCGCATCCATCAGCGGGCGCGGATTGTCTGCGGCCCAAGTCCACTAAGGCACGGCAACACCTTGGGGGGTAGTTCCAGGCGAATGCCCCCAGTTATCCGTAACAAACCCATGAATCGAACAGTTAGTTTGTGTGAAAAATGTGAAGTCGTCCACGCCCAGGGGTCCTGTGCCCTATCGTCAGGCGTTGGAACCACTGATGGTCCGAGCTGAACAACAGCCACAGGTGTACGGTTGCTAGCTCTGAAGTCAAGACCGCTCGAGGGATTATGGGCACCAGCTCAAGAAAGGAGAGTTCTCTAGTATGCTATCGAAGGTGTTGAAGAAAAAAAGGCTGCAAGACGCGTATTACACCCTCGAAGGGCTAGCCGTAGAGGGTTACGCTATACTCACTGGCCTTTGGGGAGTCCTCAATTCGGGCATGGTGGTCCGCACGGGCGGCTTGAAGATGAAAAAGGAACTTGTCGTCACGGTTTTGCGGTATGGTTTCACTGCTGCTCGACAGGTTCGTTACGCCGCGGAAGCCGCGCCAAACAAAGTGGCGATCATCGACGACTTGGGTCAAGTGACATACAAAGAGATGCGCGATGACGTGATGGCTTTGTCTCGATCTCTATGCCAGCAGGGATATGGGAAAGGAACCAATATTGCGGTCATGCTTCGGAATAGTCGCGTGCCGATCTATATGCTTGGCGCTAAAGGCTTCATCGGGGCGAATATCTTCCTGTTCAATGTCGCCGCATCATCGAGCCAACTTGTAAAGTCCATCGAAGAATACGGAATAGACCTCCTTGTACTCGACGAAGAGTTCGTCGAGCTGCTTCCATCGGATTTCGATTACTGCAATGTGATGATCGGTCATGCAGATGATCTTTCCAACCCGCGGACTGATCATCGTGACTGGTTGACTTTTCAGCAACTTATCGAACGAGCTCCCGGATCCGGAGAACAGAAGCTGCCCATCCGGCCGAAAGAAGGGCCAATTACCATCATGAGCTCAGGCACCTCGGGCACTCCGAAGGGAGTTGTCCATCGGGAGCCGATAGCTCCCACACCTGTAGCGGATATCGCGAAAAGAATCCCGTGGCGGTCGGAGATAATCATCCAGCAATCAGCCAGCATTTTCCACTCGTGGGGCTGGGCGAATATCAACATAGCTATGGCCCACAGGGCTACAGTGATTCTGAGGCGCCACTTTAATCCGGAACAAGCAATGGATGATCTCGCGGAGTTTAGACCGGAAGGAATCGTGACCTCCCCGATTTTTATCAAGGAGCAGTTGCGAGTTGCGTTGGATCGCGATAGTGATGTTTCCAGTGTTAAGTTTGTGGTTTCGTCGGGAAACGCGCTACATGCAGATTTGGCAAGTAGCTTAATCGCCAAGTTTGGCCCGATTGTGAGCAATCTTTACGGGTCGACTGAAAACTCTGTATGTACCATTGCTACCGCGGACGACGTCGCGAATAGGCCGGAGACAGTCGGCAAGCCCTTGAGGTGCGTACGGATGAGGGTTTTGGATGACCAGGGGAGAGTCCTACCCCCGAACGTGCCAGGGAAGATTCATTGCAGAGGTGCGATGTCAATGCGTCGGTACGCCCTAGAACGCGACCGAGAAAAGATGGTCGTGAGAAGAGGATTGATGGAAATTGGCGATCGGGGCTTCATCGACGATCGAGGAAATTTGGTCGTTCTCGGTCGCATAGACGACATGATCATCGTCGGCGGAGAGAACGTCTACCCTCGCTCGGTTGAGGAAGCGCTCCACTCGATGCCAGGAATCAGGGATCTTTTTGTCCAGGGAGTGGAGGACGAGGAGACCTTCGCACGGCTGGCGGTGTGGGTAGTCAAGGACGACACCGAGGCAGGGCGCGAGCTGACCAAAGAGTCGGTTCAGCAGTGGGTCCGCAACGAACTCGCGGAGCACTCTGTACCCCGCGACGTGATCTTCATGGAATCCTTGCCTCGTAATCCAACGGGTAAGGTCATGCCACGCAAACTGCCCATGCCGGCAGGTACGAAGAAATCCGCGACGGTCTGAGCAGGAAGAATCCGGATATTCGAGGCCTCTGTGGTCCCGAGGGTAAGATTTTGGCTCTGCCAGACGATATTGGAATCAATGCCCGAGGCGCCAGCGACGGCGAAGGCCCCGTCATATGGGTAACTCGGCGTAGAGAACGGACGGCGGCAACCGGCAGTGGTCGCTACCAATCAGAAAGAAGAACATGAAGAAGTTTTCCAGGATTTTGACTGCGGTTGTCGCTACGGCCACAACTGCTGCGACTACGTTCGCCGCCGCCCCGGCAGCGCAGGCCGCGAGGGGCAACACCGTGCTGTTTGGCGACAGCTACTTCGCCAACACCTCCATCGCCCAGCTCATCGATACTCGGCTCAATGGCGGCCCGCAGTGCATCAGGGGCGACTACCGCGTTGCTACCGAAATCAGCGCACAGTCCGGCGGAACCCAGGTGGATGACTACTCCTGCAACGGGACCCAGCTTTACCTGCCCGGTTACACGCTAGAAAACGAGATTGACCAGGCCATCGCAGACGGCAAGCTGAACGGAAACACGCTAAACGTTCCCATCATGATCGGTGCGAACGACACGTACCGCACCCCCGCCCCGATCGATAACGTCGCCGCTGCGCTGTCCTACGACCGGGCTTTCGACAAGATCAAGAAGGCCGCCCCCGCCGCACGGGTCATCTTTACCTCCTACCCTTCCATCACCAACGACCGCGCCGGGCTGTGTGCCATCCGGATCAACGGCCTGCCCCCGACGGAACTGCCGTTCCCCATCGTGCAGGAGGCCGAGCGCCAGTTGTTCGAGCAGTCCCGGACTGCGGCGGAGCGTCACGCCGGGGCCGGTGCAGTGTTCCTGGACCTGCGTAACCAGACCAAGGGTCATGACACTTGTGCCCCCGGTGGCGAAGCGTGGGTGGCGGGCGTGCTGGATAACCAGACCCCGCAGTACAACTTGACGATGCACATGGCCCACCCGGGCGTGCGCAACGCTGCGCAGCAGATCGTCTCCAAGATGCAGTAGCTGGGGCGCGGCGGCCGTGTCAGCTTACGGCTGGCTAGCCTCCACGCGCCCTCAGGCGCCCGCGTTACCAGCGGGCGCCGTTTTGCGCGCAGCGGCGGAGGCGCGCCGCCACACCCCAGTGGCGAACACAAAGGCAACGGCCGTCAGTCCCGCCAGCCAAGCCACAAAGGTCCCCCACCCGAGCTGGAAGAACTCTCCGGAGAGACCCCCCAGGAAGCAGGAGCCCAGGTAGTAGCTCAGGATGTACGTGCTGGAGGCCTCCGCTCGATCCTTCGTTGCCGCGGCCCCAACCCAGCCACTGGCCACGGAATGCGCGGCGAAAAAGGACGCGGTGAAGAGGAGCGCGGCTATCAGCGTCGTCACCAAAAAGGGCGGCAACAACGCAACCAAGCCCACTACGCTAAGAAGCGTGGAAAGGGCCAGCACCTTCCCGCGCCCCCACTTCTGCACCATCACGCCAGCCCGGGCGGAAGACCACGTGCCGGAGAGGTATAGCAGAAAGGCAAAAGCGGCCAGGGAAGGAGCCAAGCCAAATTCCGAACTTAACCGGTAGCCCAAGTAGTTATATAGGGAAACGAAGGTCCCCATGATGAGGAATGGGATGAGGAAAAGCCGCAGCAAAATCGGGTTGGCGAAATGGCCCTGAAACGCGGCGAGCTCGTGCAAAATGGTGATCTTCTTCGGCCGAAAATTGGCGGATCGGGGGAGAACCCACGCGGTAAGGGCGGCCGTTGCCACAGAAAAGAGCGCGCTCGCGGCGACGGCCACCCGCCAACTGGCGAATTCGAGGAAAACGCCGGGGATGATGCGCCCCAGCAGTCCGCCAATGGTCGTCCCCGCGATGTAGAAACCCATCACCCGCGGCAGGTGTTTGGAGTGGATCTCCTCCGCGAGATAAGTCATCATGACCGCCGGGACACCGGCCACGGCAAGCCCCTGAACAGCGCGGATGGCGATGATGCTGCCCATCCCGGGGGCCACGGCCACCAGAAAGCTCAGCAGGGTGGCAACGAGGACGGAGATCTGCAGAACCCGATAGCGGCCGAAGCGTTCGGAGATGATGCCCACCGGGATCACCGCCAGCGCCAGGCCGCCGGTGGTCGCGGAGACGGAGAGCGCGGCAATGGTGGGGGATACCCCGAAGTCCTGGGAGAGACTAGGTAGGACCGCTTGGGTCACGTACATCGCATTGAAGGATGCCAGCCCGGCACATAGGGCAGCAATCAGCGCCCGTGCATAGCCGGATTTTCCGGAGGCAAGGCCCTTGGGATTGTGCTTTTGGGCTGAAACGGGCATAGCCCCATTGTGGTGAATTGGTGCGCAATCGGGCAAACCGAAAGGGCCTGCCCGCCGAAAGGACCCGCCCAGCAAAGTGGCGGACCCTGCGGTAGGACTTAGGCGCCGATGGTGCCCATGTCGTTCTTCCACGCCACGACGGTGGCGGGGCGGGCCAGGGAGTTGCCGCCATCCGGCCAGTGGGAGGAGGTGCTTTCCACGCTGGCCTCTTCGTCCTCACCGGGGTGCTGCACGTTGACTAGCACGCGCTTTTCGAACACGAGGGGGCCGCAGGTCTCGGCGTCCTTCGGCACGGTGAGGAACTGCTTGGTCATGCCGCGCGCGTTGCCTTCCAGCGCCACGGCGAACAGGCCGTCGTTGGACTCGAGGGCGTTGCCGTCGGTGGCGATCCACAGGTTGCCGAAGCTGTCGAAGGTGACGTTGTCCGGGCAGGAGATCGGGGAGACCTTGCTCTTGTCGAAGCCACCGAAGTAGGTCTCGGCTTCCTTGGGGTCCCCGCAGACCAGCAGGAGGTCCCAGGTGAAGTCCTCCCCGGCGAAGTTGTCGGTGAGCTCCAGTACGAGGCCGTTCTTGTTTTCCTTGATGGGAGCCCATTCGGCGATGTCTGCATCGTCTTTACCGGGGCGGGCGGCACCGCGGTACTTGTTGTTGGTCAGGGCGGCGTAGACCTTGCCGGTCGTGGGGTGTGGCTCGACGTCCTCCGGCCTGTCCATCTTGGTGGCGCCTACCTTGTCGCCAGCCATGCGGGTGAAGACCAGCACCTCTTCGCCGCTCATGCCGTCCACGTGGGATTCCACGGTGCCATCGGCCTTGGAGG comes from Corynebacterium heidelbergense and encodes:
- a CDS encoding FadD32-like long-chain-fatty-acid--AMP ligase, with amino-acid sequence MDISAAMGQFYDEKGNIAVPDQLTLSGMCEMLYTMAQMEGTVDSPLMRYWDYSRSREGELRVYTRQEVNTRIKAVCVRLQQVAEQGERVAILANNSPEYVFAFLGAIYAKMVPVPLYDPAEPGHADHLTAVLGSARPSIVLTNQRSARAVRSFFADRPAGQRPRVILVDALPDSLAEEWVNPMMAMLADPESAPKASDIAFLQYTSGSTRTPAGVILTHRSIVTNVLQIFSCIKLVPPLRLSTWLPLHHDMGIIIAAFVTILGIPFDLMSPRDFIQDPTRWVRQLRRLYDEEHVYAVVPNFALELASRYSNPAEVAELKDLDLSGVEGLINGSEPVTRASVNRFLEVFEPYGFRRDAMRPSYGLAEASLIVTTPQTDSRPVLAWLDREELAQGTARKVEPEAEGGLPLISVGQVCAPQVMAIVDPTTGEELPDGTVGEVWARGDNMAAGYLDREEETQATFHNTLPMDKRLKEGSRAGDAPEDTWLRTGDLAVVVDGETYITGRLKDLIIVAGRNHYPQDLEATAEAATDQVARGVIAAFAVPGKNVEDLIVVAERDETADPARDEEAKTAIRAAISKTHGVQPADVRIVSTGGIPRSSAHKIARRVTAKAYTQGKFD